In one window of Opitutus sp. GAS368 DNA:
- a CDS encoding DUF2252 family protein, which translates to MNTVDFILAYHRGRNPRLLALKWDKIRESPFAFFRGTAPLFYEGWARRKLPAAPAVWICGDAHLENVGSYKGDNRVPYFDLNDFDEACLAPVHWEIGRALTGLYLLGQPARARRFLAAYRERLLTGKPQHIEPEVARGPIATLLANVQVRRRKEFLAPRLIRGKLRIKEGRTYAIDAATRRRVRQIFQAWARRQPDPGFYRIEDICGRIAGNGSLGVERFVVLVRGKRLPSLMDMKQAVPDAPRQWLKVRQPRWENEAERVATVQNFMQYVPVAHLGWTRTQPVAYLLRELQPVEDRLDLGMLTAADYDDFADQWAGLIASAHLRSGGWNGSAPIGDLMGYARTLTGSHARRLQEAARQMALQQKRQFMDFRRYATKRKTTV; encoded by the coding sequence ATGAACACGGTCGACTTCATCCTGGCCTATCATCGCGGCCGGAACCCCCGGCTGCTGGCGCTCAAGTGGGACAAGATCCGGGAAAGCCCTTTCGCTTTTTTTCGCGGCACCGCCCCGCTGTTCTACGAGGGCTGGGCCCGCCGGAAACTCCCGGCTGCCCCGGCGGTGTGGATCTGCGGCGATGCCCACTTGGAAAATGTCGGGAGTTACAAGGGAGACAACCGCGTTCCCTACTTTGATCTCAACGATTTCGACGAGGCCTGCCTTGCCCCGGTGCACTGGGAGATCGGCCGGGCCCTGACCGGGTTGTATCTGCTCGGCCAGCCGGCGCGGGCCCGCCGGTTTCTGGCCGCATACCGGGAACGATTGTTGACGGGAAAGCCGCAGCACATCGAACCGGAGGTGGCGCGCGGCCCCATCGCCACCCTGCTCGCGAATGTGCAGGTGCGCCGGCGGAAGGAGTTTCTCGCGCCCCGACTCATCCGGGGTAAACTGAGGATCAAGGAAGGCCGGACCTACGCCATCGACGCCGCCACCAGGCGACGCGTGCGACAGATTTTTCAAGCGTGGGCCCGCCGGCAGCCGGACCCCGGCTTCTATCGGATCGAGGACATCTGCGGCCGGATCGCCGGCAACGGGAGCCTGGGCGTGGAGCGGTTCGTCGTCTTGGTGAGAGGCAAGAGACTTCCGAGCCTGATGGACATGAAACAGGCGGTGCCTGACGCCCCCCGCCAGTGGCTCAAGGTGCGTCAGCCCCGGTGGGAGAACGAGGCGGAGCGGGTCGCAACCGTGCAGAACTTCATGCAGTATGTGCCGGTGGCCCACCTCGGATGGACCCGGACGCAACCGGTTGCCTACCTCCTGCGTGAACTGCAGCCGGTCGAGGACCGGCTCGACCTTGGCATGCTCACCGCCGCCGACTACGATGACTTTGCCGACCAATGGGCGGGGTTGATCGCTTCCGCGCATCTGCGGAGCGGAGGTTGGAACGGCAGTGCGCCGATCGGAGACCTGATGGGCTATGCCCGGACGCTGACGGGTTCGCATGCGCGGCGGTTGCAAGAAGCCGCCCGGCAAATGGCGCTCCAACAGAAGCGGCAGTTTATGGATTTTCGCAGGTACGCCACGAAGAGAAAAACCACTGTCTGA
- a CDS encoding FAD-dependent oxidoreductase, producing the protein MKTIHTDCLVLGAGLAGSAYAWHAARGGFKVELLSLGEPLRANSDWAQGGIIYDTSPDPAQLAKDILEASDGTANAAAIEQLVRDGPAAVKELLLDELHVEFDRDAAGRLDLAREGGHTARRIIHAKDATGHAILDALVRKVDTTPGITRRSGFAAIDLLTLSHNSSEARDRYEPLTCFGCYALDTATGEVVAFVAKKTVLATGGLGGIFLHTTNQPGSVGHGVAMAYRVGARLMDLEYVQFHPTVFSAPGAAPFLITEALRGEGAVLVDAAGRRFMDGLHPLGSLAPRDVVARAIKQHLATTGEACVYLDLAALKPDFIRERFPGIYQRCLAGGVDITRERIPVVPAAHFSCGGVHADLQGRTNVRHLNAIGETACTGLHGANRLASTSLLECLVGAKATAAADGAELSAGQFHLPVPKDWTSPAKAADPMLVRQDLHQIRTTMWNYAGIIRSPRRLARARRILLELREDIQAFYRDCRPSAELIELRNAVQTALLVVHAAALNPISKGCHFVTGDEQA; encoded by the coding sequence ATGAAAACGATCCACACTGACTGCCTCGTCCTCGGCGCCGGTCTCGCGGGGTCCGCGTATGCGTGGCATGCCGCCCGCGGCGGGTTCAAGGTGGAGTTGCTTTCGCTCGGCGAGCCGCTGCGGGCCAACAGCGACTGGGCGCAGGGCGGCATCATCTACGATACGAGTCCCGATCCGGCCCAGCTGGCCAAGGATATCCTCGAGGCCAGCGACGGGACGGCGAACGCCGCGGCGATCGAACAACTCGTGCGCGACGGTCCGGCCGCGGTGAAGGAGCTGCTGCTCGACGAGCTGCATGTGGAGTTCGATCGCGACGCCGCCGGCCGGCTCGACCTGGCGCGCGAGGGCGGGCACACCGCGCGCCGCATCATCCACGCGAAGGATGCCACCGGCCACGCGATCCTCGACGCCCTGGTGCGAAAAGTGGACACGACGCCCGGCATCACGCGCCGCAGCGGCTTCGCGGCCATCGACCTGCTGACCCTCTCGCACAATTCGAGCGAGGCGCGCGACCGCTACGAGCCGCTGACCTGTTTCGGTTGCTACGCGCTCGACACGGCGACCGGCGAGGTGGTTGCGTTCGTGGCGAAGAAGACCGTGCTCGCGACCGGTGGTCTGGGCGGGATTTTCCTGCATACTACCAACCAGCCCGGCAGCGTCGGGCACGGCGTGGCAATGGCCTACCGCGTCGGTGCACGGCTCATGGATCTCGAATACGTGCAGTTTCACCCGACGGTGTTCAGCGCGCCCGGCGCGGCGCCGTTCCTCATCACCGAGGCGCTGCGCGGGGAAGGAGCCGTGCTCGTCGACGCGGCAGGCCGGCGGTTCATGGATGGCCTTCATCCGCTCGGCTCGCTCGCGCCCCGCGACGTGGTGGCCCGCGCCATCAAGCAGCATCTCGCCACCACCGGCGAGGCGTGCGTTTATCTTGATCTCGCCGCGCTGAAACCGGATTTCATCCGCGAACGTTTCCCGGGGATTTATCAGCGGTGTCTGGCGGGCGGGGTGGACATCACGCGCGAGCGCATCCCGGTCGTGCCGGCGGCGCATTTCTCCTGCGGCGGGGTGCACGCGGACCTGCAGGGCCGCACCAATGTCCGCCACCTGAACGCCATCGGCGAGACCGCCTGCACCGGGCTCCACGGGGCCAACCGTCTCGCCAGCACGTCGCTGCTCGAGTGCCTGGTCGGCGCCAAGGCGACGGCGGCGGCCGACGGAGCGGAATTGTCGGCGGGACAGTTTCATTTGCCGGTGCCCAAGGACTGGACGAGCCCGGCGAAGGCGGCGGACCCGATGCTCGTGCGGCAGGACCTGCACCAGATCCGGACGACGATGTGGAATTACGCCGGCATCATCCGCTCGCCACGCCGGCTGGCCCGGGCGCGGCGCATCCTTTTGGAGCTGCGCGAGGACATCCAGGCGTTCTACCGCGACTGCCGTCCGTCCGCCGAGTTGATCGAGCTGCGCAACGCCGTGCAGACCGCCTTGCTGGTTGTCCACGCCGCGGCGCTGAATCCCATCAGCAAGGGTTGCCATTTCGTGACGGGCGACGAGCAGGCCTGA
- the nadC gene encoding carboxylating nicotinate-nucleotide diphosphorylase has translation MNDVRTAHLIDLALEEDAGLGDLTSRAIFPAKHRSRAVIDAKQDLVICGLEVAAAVFTRVDPGLKVKLLAADGDRVPRGRAVLRVEGPTVALLTAERTALNFLQRLSGIATQARRFADAVRGTGVRIVDTRKTTPGYRALEKYAVRCGGCFNHRSSLGEHVLIKDNHTAAAGSLTRAVRLAQAAAPHTAKIEVEAATLGQVSQACRAGAGAILLDNMTPAEVHRAVGLIAGRATIEVSGGVRFETLHDYAIPGVDVISIGALTHSAVAVDLSLTVLK, from the coding sequence ATGAACGACGTTCGCACCGCCCATTTGATCGACCTCGCGCTTGAGGAGGACGCCGGCCTCGGCGACCTGACCAGCCGCGCCATCTTCCCGGCGAAGCACCGCAGCCGTGCCGTCATCGACGCCAAGCAGGATCTGGTCATCTGCGGACTCGAGGTGGCCGCGGCGGTCTTCACGCGCGTCGACCCGGGCCTGAAGGTGAAGCTGCTGGCGGCGGACGGCGACCGCGTGCCCCGGGGCCGGGCCGTCCTGCGGGTGGAGGGACCGACGGTGGCGCTGCTCACGGCCGAGCGCACCGCGCTCAATTTCCTGCAGCGGCTGAGCGGCATCGCGACGCAGGCCCGGCGTTTTGCCGACGCCGTGCGCGGCACGGGTGTCCGTATCGTCGATACGCGCAAGACCACGCCCGGTTACCGGGCGCTCGAGAAATACGCCGTGCGCTGCGGTGGCTGTTTCAACCACCGCTCGTCGCTTGGCGAGCACGTGCTGATCAAGGACAATCACACCGCCGCCGCCGGCTCGCTCACCCGGGCCGTGCGCCTGGCACAGGCCGCCGCCCCGCACACCGCCAAGATCGAGGTCGAGGCCGCGACCCTCGGCCAGGTCAGCCAAGCCTGCCGGGCGGGGGCCGGGGCCATCCTGCTCGACAACATGACGCCGGCCGAGGTGCACCGGGCGGTGGGCCTGATTGCCGGCCGCGCGACCATCGAGGTCTCGGGCGGGGTTCGCTTCGAGACGCTCCACGATTACGCCATTCCCGGCGTCGATGTCATCAGCATCGGGGCGCTTACGCACTCGGCGGTGGCCGTCGACCTGAGCCTGACGGTCCTGAAGTAA
- the nadA gene encoding quinolinate synthase NadA, protein MPTPSTKLPVSKLVSTAIDAEADRLFRALLHVDCEPGRQWNYEDCRRLAPLTLEINRLKREQDAVILTHSYVEPEIIYGVGDFKGDSYFLSQQARDSRAKKIVFAGVVFMAETAKILSPQATVVVPDRGSGCSLADSITGEGVRRLKALYPDAAVVCYINSTAEVKAESDVCVTSGNVYDIVAGLPEKRILFVPDRLMADNVRAELKRRGVDKEIVSSDGTCIVHDQFTAADVTAARARFPGLKVVAHPECTAEVAAAADFVGSTGAMMKYVKNTPAPYFLMLTECGLVGRLQVETPEKRFIGGCRLCPYMKLNSLEKVLQVMTAPRPDQIITLDENLRRRAARSIERMFELTPKN, encoded by the coding sequence ATGCCCACACCCTCAACCAAACTGCCGGTGAGTAAGCTTGTATCCACCGCGATTGACGCGGAAGCCGACCGGCTCTTCCGGGCGCTGCTGCATGTCGATTGCGAACCGGGCCGCCAGTGGAACTACGAGGACTGCCGGCGCCTCGCCCCGCTCACGCTTGAGATCAACCGGCTCAAGCGGGAGCAGGACGCCGTCATCCTCACGCATTCTTATGTCGAGCCGGAGATCATCTACGGGGTGGGTGACTTCAAGGGTGACTCCTACTTCCTCAGCCAGCAGGCGCGCGATTCGCGGGCGAAAAAGATCGTTTTTGCGGGGGTCGTTTTCATGGCCGAGACGGCGAAGATCCTTTCGCCCCAAGCCACCGTCGTGGTGCCCGACCGGGGCTCCGGCTGCTCGTTGGCCGACTCGATCACGGGCGAGGGGGTGCGCCGCCTCAAGGCGCTCTATCCGGACGCCGCCGTGGTCTGTTACATCAACAGCACCGCCGAGGTGAAGGCCGAGTCGGACGTCTGCGTCACCTCGGGCAATGTCTATGACATCGTCGCTGGATTGCCGGAGAAGCGCATCCTTTTCGTGCCCGACCGGCTGATGGCCGACAACGTCCGGGCCGAGCTGAAGCGCCGCGGCGTCGACAAGGAGATCGTCTCGTCCGATGGCACCTGCATCGTGCACGACCAGTTCACCGCGGCGGACGTCACCGCGGCGCGCGCCCGTTTTCCCGGGCTCAAGGTTGTCGCGCACCCCGAGTGCACCGCCGAGGTGGCCGCCGCCGCGGATTTCGTCGGCAGCACCGGAGCGATGATGAAATATGTGAAGAACACACCGGCACCGTATTTCCTCATGCTGACCGAGTGCGGCCTCGTCGGCCGCCTGCAGGTGGAGACCCCGGAGAAGCGTTTCATCGGCGGCTGCCGCCTCTGTCCCTACATGAAACTTAACTCCCTCGAGAAGGTGCTCCAGGTCATGACCGCCCCGCGGCCCGACCAGATCATCACGCTCGATGAGAACCTGCGCCGCCGCGCCGCCCGCAGCATCGAGCGCATGTTCGAGCTCACGCCCAAAAACTGA
- a CDS encoding type III pantothenate kinase, with amino-acid sequence MLLCLDVGNTQIHGGVFDGDTLLVQFRKSTSPLGTTDELGIFFTAVLRENGIDPRKVTSVAICSVVPAALYSLRGAAEKYFRCEPFILQAGVKTGLKIKYRNPLEVGADRIANAIAAVQRHPARDLLVVDLGTATTIEVITATGDYLGGAILPGVGVSAETLASHTAKLPRVEIARPEVALGRSSVESIQSGLFHGHVGAVRHLISLVSIEAFNGRQPQVIGTGGFARMFLSENLFDEVVPELVLYGLRHAHTLNQTAGE; translated from the coding sequence ATGCTGCTCTGTCTTGATGTCGGCAACACCCAGATCCACGGCGGCGTGTTCGACGGTGACACGCTGCTCGTCCAGTTCCGCAAGTCCACCTCGCCGCTCGGCACGACCGACGAGCTGGGCATCTTCTTCACCGCCGTGCTGCGCGAGAACGGCATCGATCCGCGGAAGGTGACGAGCGTGGCGATCTGTTCCGTGGTGCCCGCCGCGCTCTACAGCCTGCGCGGGGCCGCCGAGAAATATTTCCGCTGCGAGCCCTTCATCCTGCAGGCGGGGGTGAAGACCGGTCTCAAAATCAAATACCGCAACCCGCTCGAGGTCGGTGCGGACCGGATCGCCAACGCCATCGCCGCGGTGCAGCGGCATCCCGCGCGGGACCTGCTCGTGGTGGACCTGGGCACCGCGACCACCATCGAGGTCATCACCGCGACCGGCGACTACCTCGGCGGCGCCATCCTGCCGGGCGTGGGCGTCTCGGCGGAGACGCTGGCCAGCCACACGGCCAAGTTGCCGCGGGTCGAGATCGCCCGGCCGGAGGTGGCGCTTGGCCGCTCTTCGGTGGAGAGCATCCAGTCGGGCCTCTTCCACGGCCACGTGGGCGCGGTGCGGCACCTGATCTCGCTTGTGTCCATCGAGGCCTTCAACGGCCGGCAGCCGCAGGTAATCGGGACGGGTGGTTTTGCCCGGATGTTTTTGTCGGAAAATCTCTTTGACGAGGTCGTCCCCGAACTCGTGCTTTACGGACTCCGCCATGCCCACACCCTCAACCAAACTGCCGGTGAGTAA
- the coaBC gene encoding bifunctional phosphopantothenoylcysteine decarboxylase/phosphopantothenate--cysteine ligase CoaBC has translation MSGSNLLFVLTGSIAGYKACEAVSQLVQRGHRVRTVATESALRFIGPATLEGLTGTPVLTDLFAPGAALEHINLTRWADAVLVCPATANTINRLAAGLADDLTGALFLAHDRKKPWLVAPAMNPAMWAHPATQAAAEKLREWGVRFLPVGEGRTACGETGEGRLAEPADIIAVVEAALARPARRLRVLITSGGTAEPIDGVRVLTNTSTGRTGAGLADYFSGRGHDVVLLRARSAAAAPGCREETFLTFAELDAALTRLLGQERFDAIIHAAAVGDFGIEAVVVGDRAGPPGAAKLESGGAPVALRLRPNPKLVDSLRARSRNPVLQVVAFKLTNGATAAAAHEAVRTLFGHSGADWVVHNDLSERADGAEFPAQLHGPGGGPVVRCATRRELAELLEQRLMTTFLLPSTSAQPLHAALS, from the coding sequence ATGTCCGGCTCTAACCTCCTCTTCGTCCTCACGGGCTCCATTGCCGGCTACAAGGCCTGCGAGGCGGTCTCGCAGCTGGTGCAACGCGGGCACCGAGTGCGCACCGTGGCCACGGAGTCCGCGCTCAGGTTCATCGGCCCCGCCACGCTGGAAGGCCTGACGGGCACGCCGGTGCTGACCGATCTGTTCGCTCCCGGCGCCGCACTGGAGCACATCAATCTCACCCGCTGGGCGGATGCGGTGCTGGTGTGTCCGGCCACCGCCAACACAATCAACCGCCTGGCCGCGGGCCTGGCCGACGACCTGACCGGGGCGTTGTTCCTCGCCCATGACCGGAAGAAGCCGTGGCTCGTCGCGCCGGCGATGAATCCCGCCATGTGGGCGCATCCCGCGACGCAGGCAGCGGCGGAAAAACTGCGCGAGTGGGGCGTGCGCTTCCTGCCGGTCGGGGAGGGGCGCACCGCCTGCGGTGAGACCGGCGAGGGCCGGCTCGCCGAGCCGGCGGACATCATCGCGGTGGTGGAGGCCGCGCTGGCCCGCCCCGCGCGACGGCTGCGCGTGCTCATCACGAGCGGCGGCACCGCCGAACCGATCGACGGTGTGCGCGTGCTTACCAACACCAGCACCGGCCGCACCGGCGCGGGCCTGGCCGATTATTTCTCCGGGCGAGGGCATGACGTGGTTCTCCTGCGGGCGCGGAGCGCCGCGGCCGCACCGGGTTGTCGCGAGGAGACGTTCCTCACCTTTGCCGAACTCGACGCCGCGCTGACCAGGCTGTTGGGTCAGGAACGTTTTGACGCCATCATTCATGCGGCGGCAGTGGGCGATTTCGGCATCGAGGCCGTGGTCGTTGGCGACCGGGCCGGCCCGCCCGGCGCGGCCAAGCTCGAGTCCGGCGGCGCGCCGGTCGCGCTGCGTTTGCGGCCCAATCCCAAGCTGGTGGACTCGCTGCGGGCGCGCAGCCGCAACCCCGTGCTGCAGGTCGTCGCCTTCAAGCTGACGAATGGCGCGACGGCCGCCGCCGCCCATGAGGCGGTGCGGACGTTGTTCGGCCATTCCGGCGCGGACTGGGTCGTGCACAACGACCTGTCGGAGCGGGCGGACGGCGCGGAATTTCCGGCGCAGTTGCACGGGCCGGGTGGCGGCCCGGTCGTGCGCTGCGCGACGCGACGCGAACTCGCGGAGTTGCTGGAACAGCGGCTCATGACGACTTTCCTGCTCCCCTCAACCTCAGCCCAACCCCTGCATGCTGCTCTGTCTTGA
- the panC gene encoding pantoate--beta-alanine ligase, with protein sequence MKVYHSLTEWRQARAGQDFAGRTVGFVPTMGALHAGHRALLERARAENDRVVLSIFVNPTQFNDPADLARYPRTLAADVALAGGLVDDVLAPPAAELYPDDYRYRVTEGELSRRWEGAHRPGHFDGVLTVVLKLLNLVRPDRSYFGEKDWQQLQLVRGMAEALFLPGEIVACPTVRAADGLALSSRNARLSPAGRIHAAAFPEILRESPAADRAAEHLRAEGFEVDYVADDAGVRLGAVRVEGVRLIDNVRL encoded by the coding sequence ATGAAGGTGTATCACTCCCTGACCGAATGGCGGCAGGCGCGCGCCGGCCAAGATTTTGCCGGGCGCACCGTCGGCTTCGTTCCGACCATGGGGGCGTTGCACGCCGGGCATCGCGCGCTGCTGGAACGCGCCCGGGCCGAGAACGACCGCGTGGTGCTGAGCATTTTTGTGAACCCGACGCAGTTCAACGACCCGGCCGACCTCGCGCGCTACCCGCGCACGCTCGCGGCCGACGTGGCGCTGGCCGGGGGCCTGGTCGACGACGTGCTGGCGCCGCCGGCGGCCGAGCTCTACCCGGACGATTACCGCTACCGGGTGACCGAGGGCGAACTCAGCCGCCGTTGGGAGGGGGCGCACCGACCGGGGCATTTCGACGGCGTGCTCACCGTCGTGCTGAAGCTGCTCAACCTGGTTCGGCCGGACCGGTCCTATTTTGGGGAAAAGGACTGGCAGCAGCTCCAGCTCGTGCGCGGCATGGCCGAGGCGCTGTTCCTGCCGGGGGAGATCGTGGCCTGCCCGACCGTGCGGGCCGCCGACGGGCTGGCGCTCAGTTCGCGCAACGCCCGGCTGTCGCCCGCCGGTCGGATCCATGCGGCCGCGTTTCCGGAAATCCTTCGGGAATCGCCGGCCGCCGACCGCGCGGCCGAGCACCTGCGGGCTGAGGGCTTCGAGGTGGACTACGTGGCCGACGACGCGGGTGTGCGCCTGGGCGCCGTGCGGGTGGAAGGGGTCCGCCTCATCGACAATGTCCGGCTCTAA
- the panB gene encoding 3-methyl-2-oxobutanoate hydroxymethyltransferase — translation MKSILDFARAKREERPVVILTAYDALMARLLAASEVDAILVGDSAAMVVHGFPSTIHATVEMMAVHTAAVRRGAPAAVVIADMPFLSVRRGREEAVRSAGTLMQAGATAVKIEGVAGHEDIISHLVESGIPVMGHLGLTPQSVHQLGGFRLQGRTTEAASRLMAEARSLEKLGAFALVLECVPAALAADVTRALAISTIGIGAGGDTDGQVLVSADLLGFDAEFRPRFVRRYQDGHAAALAAVNAFVRDVRAARFPAPEEVLA, via the coding sequence GTGAAAAGCATCCTCGATTTTGCCCGCGCCAAGCGGGAGGAGCGACCGGTCGTCATCCTCACGGCCTACGATGCCCTGATGGCCCGCCTCCTCGCGGCCTCCGAGGTCGACGCCATCCTGGTCGGCGACAGCGCGGCCATGGTTGTGCACGGATTTCCGTCCACGATCCACGCCACGGTGGAGATGATGGCCGTGCATACCGCCGCCGTGCGCCGCGGCGCTCCCGCGGCCGTGGTGATTGCCGACATGCCGTTTCTCAGTGTGCGGCGCGGTCGCGAGGAGGCGGTCCGGTCCGCCGGCACCCTGATGCAGGCCGGTGCCACGGCCGTCAAAATCGAGGGCGTGGCCGGCCACGAGGATATCATTTCGCATCTGGTCGAAAGCGGCATTCCCGTCATGGGCCATCTCGGGCTGACGCCGCAATCGGTGCACCAGTTGGGTGGTTTCCGCCTGCAGGGCCGCACCACCGAGGCCGCGAGCCGGCTCATGGCGGAGGCCCGCAGTCTGGAAAAGCTTGGCGCCTTCGCGCTCGTGCTCGAATGCGTGCCGGCGGCGCTGGCGGCCGACGTCACCCGGGCGCTGGCCATTTCCACCATCGGCATCGGGGCGGGCGGAGACACCGACGGACAGGTGCTGGTGTCGGCCGATCTGCTGGGGTTCGACGCCGAGTTTCGCCCGCGGTTTGTTCGCCGCTACCAGGACGGACACGCCGCGGCGCTGGCGGCGGTCAATGCGTTCGTGCGCGATGTGCGGGCGGCGCGTTTCCCCGCGCCCGAGGAGGTGCTGGCATGA
- a CDS encoding DNA polymerase → MALRYLTIDFNSFFASVEQQERPELRGQPVGIVPVMAETTGCVAVSLEAKAMGLSRNTRVSDARRLCPGIIIVEARPETYINYHRRLKDVIASLVPDLEVQSIDEVTAHLHAMLSRAEAEKLARQIKAKITREVGPLLRSSIGIAPTWLLAKVASDMQKPDGLVILDEEDVPAKLLHLKPGDIAGIGPNIQRRLGEHGITTMTQLFAATMAEFRGIWGGVRGEQIWRLLHGEDLPYFEQKTGQSIGHGHVLPPAKRNHTDALAVLHRLLQKAAMRLRHSQLYAGALSVSVDYADETHWSGELQLTETQDSLRLTHALNDLWHRRPEKSARRTPLRIGVHLTRLIDLKLHTPDLFEEQTEKTRGKLFEAVDHLNKVLGKNTVYLGGAHGATQDAPMRIAFTRIPEPEIEEIDRSYAGRLKKPQKPAPPEPEAW, encoded by the coding sequence GTGGCGCTGCGTTACCTGACCATCGACTTCAATTCCTTCTTCGCCTCGGTGGAGCAGCAGGAACGCCCGGAGCTGCGCGGCCAACCGGTCGGCATCGTGCCCGTGATGGCGGAGACCACCGGCTGCGTCGCCGTCAGCCTCGAGGCCAAGGCGATGGGCCTGAGCCGCAACACCCGCGTGTCCGACGCCCGCCGGCTTTGCCCCGGCATCATCATCGTCGAGGCCCGCCCGGAAACCTACATCAACTATCACCGCCGGCTGAAGGACGTCATCGCCTCCCTCGTCCCCGACCTCGAGGTCCAGTCCATCGACGAGGTGACCGCCCACCTGCATGCGATGCTGTCGCGGGCCGAGGCCGAGAAGCTGGCCCGACAGATCAAGGCCAAGATCACCCGCGAGGTCGGTCCCCTGCTCCGCAGTTCCATCGGCATCGCACCGACCTGGTTGCTGGCGAAGGTCGCCTCCGACATGCAGAAACCCGACGGCCTTGTCATCCTCGACGAGGAGGATGTCCCTGCGAAGCTGCTCCACCTCAAGCCCGGCGACATCGCCGGCATCGGCCCGAACATCCAGCGCCGCCTCGGCGAGCACGGCATCACGACGATGACGCAGCTCTTCGCCGCCACGATGGCGGAGTTCCGCGGCATCTGGGGCGGAGTCCGCGGCGAACAGATCTGGCGGCTGCTGCACGGCGAGGATCTCCCCTACTTCGAGCAGAAGACCGGCCAGAGCATCGGACACGGCCATGTGCTCCCGCCGGCCAAACGCAACCACACCGACGCCCTCGCCGTGCTGCACCGCCTGCTGCAGAAGGCGGCGATGCGGCTGCGTCATTCCCAGCTCTACGCCGGCGCGCTGAGTGTCTCGGTGGATTACGCCGACGAGACGCACTGGTCGGGCGAACTGCAGCTCACGGAAACGCAGGACTCGCTGCGGCTCACCCACGCGCTGAACGACCTGTGGCACAGGCGGCCCGAGAAATCCGCCCGGCGCACGCCGCTGCGCATCGGCGTGCATCTCACCCGGCTGATCGACCTGAAGCTGCACACGCCCGACCTGTTCGAGGAGCAAACCGAGAAAACCCGCGGCAAGCTCTTCGAGGCGGTCGACCACCTGAACAAGGTTCTGGGCAAGAACACGGTCTACCTCGGCGGGGCGCACGGCGCCACGCAGGACGCGCCGATGCGCATCGCCTTCACCCGCATCCCCGAGCCGGAGATCGAGGAGATCGACCGCAGCTATGCGGGCCGGCTCAAGAAGCCGCAGAAGCCCGCACCGCCCGAGCCGGAAGCGTGGTAG
- a CDS encoding DUF971 domain-containing protein codes for MQAPTDVQLIGPEVALRWADGHESFISFATLRAASPSAEVQGERDIFGHQYGGEAPRNFVGIEVTGWERIGNYAIRFEFSDGHRTGLYSYELLRQLGDVSKG; via the coding sequence ATGCAAGCGCCCACGGACGTCCAGCTCATCGGCCCGGAGGTCGCCCTCCGCTGGGCGGACGGCCACGAAAGCTTCATCTCGTTCGCCACGCTGCGCGCGGCCTCGCCCAGCGCGGAGGTGCAGGGCGAGCGCGACATCTTCGGCCACCAATACGGCGGCGAGGCGCCGCGGAACTTCGTGGGCATCGAGGTGACCGGCTGGGAGCGCATCGGCAACTACGCCATCCGCTTCGAGTTCAGCGACGGCCACCGCACGGGCCTCTACAGCTACGAGCTGCTGCGGCAGCTCGGGGACGTCTCAAAAGGCTGA
- the lpxA gene encoding acyl-ACP--UDP-N-acetylglucosamine O-acyltransferase, with the protein MAKQIHPTAIVEPGAELGDDVVIGAYALVGAASVIGPGTVLHHHASVEGFTAVGAQCELFPFTCIGSKTQDLKYKGGRPGVRIGDRNVFREYVSVHAATKDGEFTVIGSDNTILAYSHVAHDCQLGNHIIASNSVGLAGHVIVEDYVGLGAKCGVHQFCRVGAYAMIGAMSKIVQDVPPFIIADGNPAIARSINKVGLERNGFAPERLEAVKQAFRVFYRAGHNRTQAFESMHAHALGSSPDFRHFLNFVEKSERGVVAGR; encoded by the coding sequence ATGGCCAAGCAGATCCACCCCACCGCCATCGTCGAGCCCGGCGCGGAATTGGGCGACGATGTCGTCATCGGCGCCTACGCCTTGGTTGGCGCCGCCTCGGTCATCGGCCCCGGCACCGTGCTGCACCACCACGCCAGCGTGGAGGGGTTCACCGCCGTCGGGGCGCAGTGCGAGCTCTTCCCCTTCACCTGCATCGGCTCCAAGACGCAGGACCTGAAATACAAGGGCGGCCGGCCGGGCGTGCGCATCGGCGACCGCAACGTCTTCCGCGAATACGTCAGCGTCCACGCCGCCACCAAGGACGGCGAGTTCACGGTCATCGGCAGCGACAACACCATCCTCGCCTACAGCCACGTCGCGCACGACTGCCAGCTGGGCAACCACATCATCGCGAGCAATTCGGTCGGTCTGGCCGGCCACGTGATCGTGGAGGACTATGTGGGGCTCGGCGCCAAGTGCGGCGTGCACCAGTTCTGCCGGGTCGGCGCCTACGCCATGATCGGCGCGATGTCGAAGATCGTGCAGGACGTGCCGCCGTTCATCATCGCCGACGGCAATCCCGCCATCGCGCGCTCGATCAACAAGGTCGGGCTCGAGCGCAACGGCTTCGCGCCCGAGCGGCTGGAGGCGGTGAAGCAGGCCTTTCGCGTCTTCTACCGCGCCGGCCACAACCGCACCCAGGCCTTCGAGTCGATGCACGCGCACGCGTTGGGATCGAGCCCCGATTTCCGGCACTTCCTCAACTTTGTCGAGAAGAGCGAGCGCGGCGTGGTCGCGGGAAGGTGA